Proteins co-encoded in one Coriobacterium glomerans PW2 genomic window:
- a CDS encoding HPr family phosphocarrier protein — protein MVSEKVTLVNPQGLHMRPAGLFASSMGKFACDVTVVTPEKEVNGKSPMALMAAGIPCGTEVEIRCDGTDETEALAAAVDLIKSGLGE, from the coding sequence ATGGTTTCTGAGAAGGTCACCCTCGTCAATCCCCAGGGTCTTCACATGCGTCCGGCGGGTCTGTTCGCCTCCAGCATGGGTAAGTTCGCATGTGACGTCACCGTGGTCACACCCGAGAAGGAGGTCAACGGAAAGAGCCCGATGGCTCTTATGGCCGCTGGCATTCCCTGTGGCACCGAGGTCGAGATCCGCTGCGACGGCACCGATGAGACCGAGGCGCTCGCAGCTGCCGTGGATCTCATCAAGAGCGGTCTGGGTGAGTAG
- a CDS encoding fructose-specific PTS transporter subunit EIIC: MSDTFDIVAATGCPTGIAHTYMAKEALERAAEARGLSIKVETHGQVGVEDELTAAEIAGARAVVIAADKDVDADRFAGRPQVSVSVSKALSAEAAGVLIDRALAAEGTRAQADRAAAEGAPRASREHETIVHQLYRHLMNGVSHMLVFVVAGGVLTAMSFLWGITSYDSTAADYSAFAAMLKTIGGIAMNLMVPVLSAYIAESIGDRPALVPGFVAGMIAIQGLPVNATTGLIDAGGTGVGFGFLGGIVGGFLAGYVIVALEHLLRRLPQSLGGLKAIFLYPLFSTLIVGIVMLAISVPMAWINTSMMSFLQSLRSSGPIVLGLAIGCMCAFDMGGPVNKAAYATGTFLLGSALEAGVGTRAYDFGTNFMAAVSAACIVPPLITAFAVIVGRRWFSREDHDAGVVNLILGSTHITEGAIPFMTKNIWPVMPIMMIGSSIASILTIMFNVHDPAPHGGFLVIPVVEGWQLWVASILAGTVVGGLLFVGFKRADHLRREHGDMINGGVAPRSATVSPAGSLACKESDAGAQTSAVDARAVASSGDPSAAGPQAGDPQGAPSDDGKMQRGFGTGSVTQGGSEASKGFVCPEDIFVDVDFSTRDEVIDFLSREAVSRGHADDASALAAAFLEREAEGSTGMMDGFAIPHAKAATVRDAAVMIVKDPSGIDGWDTMDDKPINIAIALLIPDSEAGSTHLRLLSRVAEALMDEDLRQDLRKARSREAIAQIVNERLS, translated from the coding sequence ATGTCCGACACATTCGATATCGTTGCCGCCACCGGCTGCCCGACCGGCATCGCACACACGTATATGGCCAAAGAGGCGCTCGAGCGGGCTGCCGAGGCGCGCGGGCTGAGCATCAAGGTGGAGACGCACGGACAGGTCGGCGTCGAGGACGAGCTCACAGCCGCCGAGATCGCCGGCGCCCGGGCAGTCGTCATCGCCGCGGACAAGGACGTGGACGCCGATCGCTTCGCCGGCAGGCCACAGGTGTCGGTCAGCGTATCGAAGGCGCTGTCCGCCGAAGCGGCCGGCGTGCTCATCGACCGTGCCCTCGCCGCCGAGGGCACCCGAGCGCAGGCGGACCGTGCGGCAGCTGAAGGGGCGCCTCGCGCATCCAGGGAACATGAGACCATCGTCCACCAGCTCTACCGTCATCTCATGAATGGCGTCAGCCACATGCTCGTGTTCGTCGTCGCCGGGGGCGTGCTCACCGCGATGTCGTTTCTGTGGGGCATCACCTCCTATGATTCCACGGCAGCCGATTACAGCGCGTTCGCAGCGATGCTCAAGACGATCGGCGGCATCGCCATGAATCTCATGGTGCCCGTGCTGTCGGCGTACATCGCCGAGTCCATCGGCGACCGCCCCGCTCTCGTGCCGGGCTTCGTCGCCGGCATGATCGCGATCCAGGGGCTGCCCGTCAACGCGACGACCGGCCTGATCGACGCCGGCGGCACCGGGGTCGGGTTCGGCTTTCTCGGGGGCATCGTCGGAGGCTTTCTCGCCGGTTATGTGATCGTTGCGCTCGAGCACCTGCTGCGAAGGCTGCCGCAGAGTCTGGGAGGGCTCAAGGCGATCTTTCTCTACCCCTTGTTCTCGACGCTGATCGTCGGAATCGTCATGCTGGCCATCTCGGTTCCCATGGCGTGGATCAACACCTCGATGATGAGCTTCTTGCAGAGTCTCAGGTCCTCCGGACCGATCGTGCTCGGTCTCGCCATCGGATGCATGTGCGCATTCGACATGGGCGGCCCTGTGAACAAGGCCGCCTACGCGACCGGGACGTTTCTGCTCGGCAGCGCCTTGGAAGCGGGTGTTGGCACCCGGGCTTACGACTTCGGCACGAACTTCATGGCCGCCGTCTCAGCGGCCTGCATCGTGCCGCCGCTCATCACGGCGTTTGCGGTCATCGTAGGCAGGCGTTGGTTCTCCCGAGAGGATCACGATGCCGGCGTCGTCAACCTCATCTTGGGCTCGACGCATATCACCGAGGGAGCGATCCCGTTCATGACGAAGAACATCTGGCCGGTCATGCCTATCATGATGATCGGTTCCTCTATCGCCTCGATTTTGACGATCATGTTCAACGTTCACGACCCCGCACCGCACGGCGGCTTTCTGGTGATCCCGGTCGTCGAGGGCTGGCAGCTGTGGGTCGCTTCCATTCTTGCGGGCACCGTCGTCGGAGGGCTGCTCTTCGTCGGTTTCAAGCGCGCGGATCACCTCAGGCGGGAGCACGGGGACATGATCAACGGGGGAGTCGCGCCGAGGAGCGCGACCGTCAGCCCCGCGGGATCGCTCGCTTGCAAGGAGTCCGATGCCGGGGCCCAGACCTCGGCGGTGGACGCCCGAGCTGTCGCTTCATCAGGTGACCCGTCCGCAGCAGGCCCTCAGGCTGGCGATCCCCAGGGCGCGCCTTCCGACGATGGCAAGATGCAGCGCGGCTTCGGGACCGGATCGGTCACGCAGGGCGGATCGGAGGCGAGCAAGGGTTTCGTCTGTCCGGAAGACATCTTCGTGGATGTTGATTTCTCGACGCGTGACGAGGTGATCGACTTTCTCTCCCGGGAGGCCGTCTCCCGCGGCCACGCCGATGACGCCTCGGCGCTCGCTGCTGCGTTTCTGGAACGCGAGGCAGAGGGATCAACCGGTATGATGGACGGTTTCGCCATTCCTCACGCCAAGGCTGCGACGGTGCGCGATGCGGCTGTCATGATCGTGAAGGACCCTTCTGGCATCGATGGCTGGGACACGATGGATGATAAGCCCATCAATATCGCCATCGCATTGCTCATTCCGGATTCCGAAGCCGGGTCGACCCATCTCAGGCTTCTGTCGCGCGTCGCGGAGGCCCTGATGGATGAGGATCTGCGGCAGGATCTCAGGAAGGCGAGGAGCCGCGAGGCGATCGCGCAGATCGTGAACGAGCGGTTGTCTTAG
- the ptsP gene encoding phosphoenolpyruvate--protein phosphotransferase: MYEGVNASEGIGIGKVVVAVEPDLSFTPTTVEDTAAERARYGRALEAFIKKTEKQADHLCRTIGEQEAEIMQGHIAMANDPGLLDEINRLIDSGVMAEQALTEATTMFENMFLSMDDEMFRLRATDVADIRTGILAQLLGKEIVDLSTLPAGSVVAVHDLTPSMTATIDKDNVVGIVTETGGRTSHSAIIARALEIPAVLSVVNCCAAMRRGTTAIVDGTCGVVILDPDEKTLAEYTKKAEEFAAEKAELERFRGQPTKTADGIEKIIGANIGNPDDAVAAMEHDAEAIGLFRTEFLFMDAKQLPSEDEQFEAYKKAAVTAKGASVIIRTLDVGGDKEIAYLHMKKEDNPFMGYRAVRYCLGNPDQYKVQLRALLRASAFGKIMIMIPLVTAVEEVRAVKALVEECKAELRDKNIEFNEDIKVGVMMETPSASLIADRLACEADFFSIGTNDLIGYTMCADRGNDRVGYLYSVYYPSVLRSIKNIIECGVRAGIMVGMCGEAAADPLLEPLLISFGLEEFSMSAPSVLRARKTISLWTKKEADELAERALACSTIEEVKAILTEAAR, from the coding sequence ATGTACGAGGGAGTAAACGCATCCGAGGGCATCGGAATCGGCAAGGTCGTCGTCGCGGTCGAACCCGATCTTTCGTTCACGCCAACCACGGTGGAGGACACTGCTGCCGAGCGCGCGCGCTACGGGCGCGCGCTGGAAGCCTTCATCAAGAAGACGGAGAAGCAGGCCGATCACCTGTGTCGGACCATCGGCGAGCAAGAGGCTGAGATCATGCAGGGCCATATCGCCATGGCCAACGACCCCGGCCTGCTCGATGAGATCAACCGCCTGATCGACTCCGGCGTGATGGCCGAGCAGGCGCTCACCGAGGCGACCACCATGTTCGAGAACATGTTTCTCTCCATGGATGACGAGATGTTCCGCCTGCGTGCGACAGATGTCGCAGATATCCGCACGGGCATCTTGGCCCAGTTGCTCGGCAAGGAGATCGTCGATCTCTCGACGCTGCCCGCCGGCTCGGTCGTCGCCGTGCACGATCTGACACCGTCCATGACGGCGACCATAGACAAGGATAACGTCGTCGGGATCGTGACCGAGACGGGCGGACGCACATCTCACTCCGCGATCATTGCTCGCGCACTCGAGATTCCCGCGGTCCTGTCGGTGGTGAACTGCTGCGCCGCGATGCGTCGGGGCACGACCGCGATCGTAGACGGGACATGCGGTGTGGTCATCTTGGACCCCGATGAGAAGACGCTCGCCGAGTACACGAAGAAGGCCGAGGAGTTCGCAGCGGAGAAGGCCGAGCTCGAGCGCTTCCGCGGCCAACCCACAAAGACCGCCGACGGGATCGAGAAGATCATCGGAGCCAACATCGGCAACCCCGACGACGCCGTCGCCGCAATGGAGCACGATGCCGAGGCCATCGGGCTGTTCCGCACGGAGTTCCTGTTCATGGATGCCAAGCAGCTTCCCTCAGAGGACGAGCAGTTCGAGGCGTACAAGAAGGCGGCGGTCACCGCGAAGGGCGCATCGGTGATCATCCGCACGCTCGACGTGGGCGGCGACAAGGAGATAGCCTATCTGCACATGAAGAAGGAGGACAATCCCTTCATGGGCTATCGCGCCGTGCGCTACTGTCTGGGTAACCCCGACCAGTACAAGGTTCAGCTGCGCGCGCTTCTGCGCGCGAGCGCCTTCGGCAAGATCATGATCATGATCCCGCTGGTGACAGCCGTCGAGGAGGTGCGCGCCGTCAAAGCGCTCGTTGAGGAGTGCAAAGCCGAGCTGCGCGACAAGAACATCGAGTTCAATGAGGACATCAAGGTCGGCGTCATGATGGAGACCCCTTCCGCCTCGCTGATCGCCGACAGGCTCGCTTGCGAAGCCGACTTCTTCTCAATCGGCACGAACGACCTCATCGGCTACACCATGTGCGCCGATCGAGGCAACGACCGCGTCGGATATCTATATAGCGTGTATTATCCGAGCGTCTTGCGCTCCATCAAAAACATCATCGAGTGCGGTGTGCGCGCCGGCATCATGGTCGGCATGTGCGGCGAGGCCGCTGCCGATCCGCTCCTCGAGCCGCTGCTGATCTCCTTCGGACTCGAAGAGTTCTCCATGTCGGCGCCGAGCGTGCTGCGCGCGCGCAAGACGATTTCGCTGTGGACGAAGAAAGAGGCGGATGAGCTCGCAGAGCGCGCTCTGGCATGCTCTACGATTGAAGAGGTCAAGGCGATTTTAACCGAGGCCGCGCGCTGA
- a CDS encoding aminopeptidase C produces MDSVHTITPADIERAQRNFDDCRCNAIARNAVTGSGVRAVAADPAALARATTTFDIQLEQGDITNQRHSGRCWMFASLNTMRFRVMRKLGLKTFELSETYPLFWDKFERSNWFFENIIATVDAQLTSREVSYLLADPIGDGGQWDMFRALVKKYGVVPKEAMPETALSGDTGDLRKYLTRYLRHGAKRIRDAAASGSGTEALTELKKELMDGVYRILVITLGEPPKTFDVRIRDERNELKASGTYTPKEFFAEFVDMDLDAYISLINAPTDDKPYMRSYTVKYLGNVIEDGSVRYVNLPIEVLKRVAVAQLRDGLPVWFGSDVDQGFLRKEGVLDPGALDVDSLFRLPIEEGLDKAGRLDYGESLMTHAMTIQGVNLDSEGEPTRWRIENSWGDDRGKKGYDIASTAWFDEYVYQVVVDRRYLSDEEIAAYDCDPIELAPWDPMGALAD; encoded by the coding sequence ATGGATTCAGTTCACACCATCACGCCTGCCGACATCGAGCGAGCGCAACGGAACTTCGACGACTGCCGGTGCAACGCGATCGCCCGCAACGCGGTGACGGGTTCGGGCGTGCGCGCGGTGGCCGCCGATCCCGCTGCGCTGGCCCGCGCGACCACGACGTTCGATATCCAACTCGAGCAAGGCGATATCACCAATCAGCGACATTCCGGTCGCTGCTGGATGTTTGCGAGTCTGAACACGATGAGGTTCAGGGTCATGAGAAAGCTCGGTCTCAAGACGTTCGAACTGAGCGAGACCTACCCGCTGTTCTGGGACAAGTTCGAGCGATCGAACTGGTTTTTCGAGAACATCATCGCGACCGTTGACGCTCAGCTCACCTCGCGCGAGGTCTCATATCTGCTTGCCGATCCCATCGGCGACGGCGGGCAGTGGGACATGTTTCGCGCACTCGTCAAGAAATACGGTGTAGTGCCCAAAGAGGCCATGCCTGAAACGGCGCTCTCAGGTGACACCGGAGATCTTCGCAAGTATCTGACGCGGTATCTGCGTCACGGGGCCAAGCGCATTCGCGATGCCGCCGCAAGCGGTTCCGGCACCGAGGCGCTCACCGAGCTCAAAAAAGAACTCATGGACGGGGTCTATCGGATTCTCGTCATCACCCTCGGTGAGCCTCCGAAAACCTTCGATGTGCGCATTCGCGACGAGCGCAACGAACTCAAGGCGAGTGGGACCTACACGCCAAAGGAGTTCTTCGCCGAATTCGTCGACATGGATCTCGACGCCTACATCTCCTTGATCAATGCACCGACCGATGACAAGCCGTATATGCGCTCCTATACGGTGAAGTATCTTGGCAATGTTATCGAAGATGGAAGCGTCCGCTATGTGAATCTGCCGATCGAGGTGCTCAAACGGGTCGCGGTTGCTCAGCTGCGCGATGGGCTGCCTGTCTGGTTCGGCTCCGATGTCGACCAGGGTTTCTTGCGCAAGGAGGGCGTGCTCGACCCAGGCGCCCTTGATGTCGATTCGCTGTTTCGCCTCCCGATCGAAGAGGGCTTGGACAAGGCGGGCCGGCTTGATTACGGTGAGTCGCTCATGACCCATGCCATGACGATACAAGGTGTTAATCTTGATTCCGAGGGCGAACCCACGCGCTGGCGCATCGAAAACAGCTGGGGGGATGACCGGGGGAAGAAGGGCTACGACATCGCCTCCACAGCATGGTTCGACGAGTATGTCTACCAAGTCGTCGTCGACAGGCGCTATCTGAGCGATGAGGAGATCGCCGCCTACGATTGCGATCCGATCGAGCTCGCCCCCTGGGATCCCATGGGTGCGCTCGCCGATTAG
- a CDS encoding YDG domain-containing protein has translation MKERLMRRKAPRRALLMFALVLAALVFAPGRAALAEPVTAGDYSVDGGDWSYDANQHLLTILTGTEVTISMADGVEQTASDRIAVADGVDANVTLDGVNADFTDINASKSSYNILTIGSPASPTSGGTRLTLAAGSVNRLRTTMSDAISVGNKGTLTIGGTGELDVESTDYSSYHYPNGSGIGANYGGFIVIEGGTINARAQGAGAAIGSSQGYLGGIRISGGDVTATTDSDFYTSGNSYNASAIGNGGYFAGSNPQYGDIVIEGGTVSAKAGGSQSGAAIGYYPAYYGGSFTPGDVSITGGYITAASNGLPATPILDAGGKLSITGGFFGAGTLSVTPGDDGDRGAVYGAEPDPGYTVIADEEPDSKAAYPVRVLKNDPYDLSAAQDGPAVYDAGALDPEAIALGARADVAVDPAELTDHATFRHRSQGTGGPWTDGLPEDAGAYEVEVTERPFADGTGKLALIPRGAAIAEVTIDRRPLEVASASAAPKAYDGKTDASVSGVEFTGLVGGEHLWPGEDYEATGSFADAEPGQDKNVVVTVSLRQDGPRSRNYILSEGHASANATAGILGDGHDGHDGRDGKDGRDGRDGNGHDGRDGRDGKNGAGTIGQKGENGKNGTSASGARGDAVARKGDAKVRGSKMPSTGDAAWIAGGASTALLVAGSCFIVLSRGKALRCK, from the coding sequence ATGAAAGAACGACTCATGCGAAGAAAGGCCCCACGTCGAGCGCTGCTCATGTTCGCGCTTGTCTTGGCGGCGCTCGTTTTCGCGCCTGGGCGCGCAGCGCTCGCCGAACCCGTGACGGCGGGCGACTACAGCGTCGATGGCGGCGACTGGTCCTACGATGCGAATCAGCACCTCCTCACCATCCTGACGGGCACCGAGGTCACGATCTCGATGGCCGACGGCGTGGAGCAGACGGCGAGCGATCGGATCGCCGTCGCGGACGGCGTCGACGCGAATGTGACGCTCGACGGCGTGAACGCGGATTTCACCGACATCAACGCTTCTAAGTCCAGCTACAACATCTTGACGATCGGAAGCCCAGCGTCACCCACGAGCGGGGGCACGAGGCTGACGCTGGCCGCCGGCTCCGTGAACAGATTGCGCACCACGATGTCCGACGCGATCTCCGTTGGAAACAAGGGGACCCTCACGATCGGGGGCACCGGGGAGCTCGATGTCGAGAGCACCGATTACAGTTCATATCACTATCCGAACGGTTCGGGCATCGGCGCCAACTACGGCGGCTTCATCGTGATCGAGGGGGGTACGATCAACGCGCGGGCGCAAGGCGCCGGGGCCGCAATCGGCTCGAGTCAGGGTTACCTCGGCGGCATACGGATCAGCGGCGGCGATGTGACCGCCACGACCGACTCCGATTTCTACACAAGCGGCAATTCCTACAACGCCAGCGCCATCGGCAACGGAGGCTATTTTGCCGGTTCAAATCCACAATATGGCGACATCGTCATCGAGGGCGGCACGGTGAGCGCCAAGGCAGGTGGTTCCCAGTCTGGCGCTGCGATCGGGTACTACCCGGCGTATTACGGGGGGAGCTTCACACCCGGCGATGTCTCCATCACCGGCGGCTACATAACGGCCGCCTCAAACGGGTTGCCCGCCACGCCGATCCTCGACGCCGGCGGGAAGCTCTCGATCACCGGCGGCTTCTTCGGTGCCGGAACGCTGAGCGTGACCCCCGGCGACGACGGCGATCGGGGCGCGGTCTACGGCGCGGAGCCCGATCCGGGATACACCGTGATCGCCGACGAGGAGCCCGACTCGAAGGCCGCCTATCCGGTGCGCGTGCTCAAGAACGATCCGTACGACCTGTCCGCCGCGCAGGACGGCCCGGCCGTCTACGACGCTGGGGCGCTCGACCCCGAAGCGATCGCGCTCGGCGCCAGGGCCGACGTCGCGGTCGACCCCGCCGAGCTCACCGATCACGCGACGTTCCGCCACCGGTCGCAGGGCACGGGCGGCCCCTGGACCGACGGGCTGCCCGAAGACGCCGGCGCCTACGAGGTCGAGGTCACCGAGCGGCCCTTCGCGGACGGCACCGGCAAGCTCGCCCTGATCCCGCGGGGAGCGGCGATCGCGGAGGTCACCATCGATCGCAGGCCGCTCGAGGTCGCCTCGGCGAGCGCGGCGCCCAAGGCCTACGACGGCAAGACCGACGCCTCGGTCTCCGGCGTCGAGTTCACAGGCCTCGTCGGCGGCGAGCATCTCTGGCCCGGCGAGGACTACGAGGCGACCGGCTCCTTCGCCGACGCCGAGCCCGGCCAGGACAAGAACGTCGTCGTCACCGTCAGCCTCAGGCAGGACGGCCCGCGGTCCAGAAACTACATCCTGTCCGAGGGGCACGCCAGCGCGAACGCGACGGCCGGCATCCTCGGCGACGGCCATGACGGCCATGACGGCCGCGACGGCAAGGACGGCCGCGACGGCCGCGACGGCAACGGCCATGATGGTCGAGATGGGCGCGACGGCAAGAACGGCGCGGGCACCATCGGCCAGAAAGGCGAAAACGGCAAGAACGGTACCTCCGCGAGCGGCGCGCGAGGAGATGCGGTCGCCAGGAAGGGCGATGCAAAGGTACGTGGCTCCAAGATGCCTTCCACCGGCGACGCCGCCTGGATCGCCGGTGGAGCGTCTACCGCTCTGCTCGTCGCCGGTTCCTGCTTCATCGTGCTCTCACGCGGGAAGGCTCTTCGATGCAAGTGA
- a CDS encoding CCA tRNA nucleotidyltransferase yields MSVSEGETRGTTHTAGAASTLNGVAPSDAASTVLRALEETDLKAWFVGGWVRDALLGSESHDIDICCSGSWQSNAAALRAAGIEVLETGVSFGGITAVIAHDRVEVTSYRIDGDYVDGRHPVRIERAGSIEDDLARRDLTVNAMAWHPERGLIDLFDGRGDLARRVIRAVGIARERFEEDALRMLRAVRFACSLDFKMDFETDEAIRACAPLLKAISAQRVGSELDRILASGRGGDALAHHPALMCVAIPELARLRGFDQRSRYHDFDVYDHTARVLTVASELALASDTDGGALSALDPALMWAALLHDIAKPETFTLDRDGQGHFFGHPELGADLAGRIMGRLARPRDVVRDACLLIRYHDRPMRPDRSDLLGAMALMSRPGADTAHIMDELFDLKRADTLGKAPSCFCYVDEIERMREMVHELLAHREAYSLATLSINGGDLIRVGVEPGPPIGTLLREALAATIAGKVDNDPMALLDYLDLDDRRRSSE; encoded by the coding sequence ATGTCCGTGTCCGAAGGCGAGACCCGCGGTACCACTCACACAGCCGGGGCGGCCTCCACGCTCAATGGGGTCGCCCCCTCAGATGCGGCAAGTACTGTTCTGCGCGCGCTTGAGGAGACAGACCTCAAGGCATGGTTCGTCGGTGGCTGGGTACGCGATGCGCTGCTCGGCTCCGAGAGCCATGATATAGATATCTGCTGCTCGGGATCATGGCAGTCAAACGCGGCGGCGCTGCGCGCGGCCGGCATCGAGGTTCTCGAGACCGGCGTGAGCTTCGGAGGCATCACGGCGGTGATCGCACATGACCGCGTCGAGGTCACGAGTTACCGCATCGATGGCGACTACGTTGACGGTCGGCATCCCGTGCGCATCGAGCGCGCCGGCTCCATCGAGGACGATCTTGCGCGGCGCGACCTGACTGTCAACGCAATGGCTTGGCATCCCGAGCGCGGGCTCATCGATCTGTTCGACGGGCGGGGAGATCTCGCTCGGCGCGTCATTCGCGCCGTGGGCATCGCCCGTGAGCGCTTCGAGGAGGATGCGCTGAGGATGCTTCGCGCGGTGCGCTTCGCCTGCTCGCTTGATTTCAAGATGGATTTTGAGACCGACGAGGCGATCCGCGCCTGCGCCCCGCTTCTCAAGGCGATCAGCGCTCAGCGCGTGGGTTCCGAGCTCGATCGGATTCTGGCGAGCGGACGCGGGGGAGATGCCTTGGCGCATCATCCCGCACTCATGTGCGTCGCGATTCCCGAGCTCGCGCGACTGCGCGGCTTCGATCAGCGCAGTCGCTATCATGACTTCGACGTATACGATCATACGGCTCGCGTGCTCACGGTCGCCTCCGAGCTCGCCCTCGCATCCGATACCGACGGCGGGGCGCTTTCCGCGCTCGATCCCGCTCTCATGTGGGCGGCGCTGCTGCACGACATCGCGAAACCGGAGACCTTCACACTTGATAGAGATGGGCAGGGGCATTTTTTCGGTCATCCCGAGTTGGGAGCCGACCTCGCAGGTCGCATCATGGGACGTCTCGCACGGCCGCGAGACGTCGTGCGAGACGCATGTCTGCTCATTCGGTATCATGATCGACCCATGCGGCCGGATCGCTCTGATCTGCTGGGTGCCATGGCCCTCATGTCCCGGCCCGGAGCTGACACAGCTCATATTATGGATGAGCTGTTTGATCTCAAGCGCGCGGACACGCTCGGCAAGGCGCCGTCATGCTTTTGCTATGTCGATGAAATCGAGCGGATGCGCGAGATGGTGCACGAACTGCTTGCGCACCGTGAAGCCTACAGCCTCGCGACGCTTTCGATCAACGGCGGCGATCTGATTCGCGTGGGTGTCGAGCCGGGACCGCCTATCGGCACTCTGCTGCGTGAGGCACTTGCCGCGACGATCGCCGGCAAGGTGGATAACGATCCCATGGCTCTGCTTGACTATCTTGATCTGGATGATCGAAGACGATCTTCGGAATAG
- a CDS encoding 1-phosphofructokinase family hexose kinase, with product MFYTLTANPAVDMTVSCNGLIPNENIRSGSASYTPNGKGLDVSFALKKFGTESVALGFFAGFTGKFIVEETMNMGCLCRPVWTDGITRINVYINDGESEYGVLNPGAPLTPEYQQELYKVIDTAGNLDCLVVSGSLPPRSTEDFLDQVMEHAQVRGADVVLDLSSKKLEELAEKRPLLIKPNHHELHEIFDLPVRDDEDVRRAMAHLHGIGIQNVLLTMGSKGSAYFSNGEDIWFAQRDFNIKLVSSVCAGDCTLAAFLTKWYEERDNVECAMKLALATGANVAESVGLGDFARVDEYSKRIKVRKLDRL from the coding sequence ATGTTTTACACGCTCACAGCGAACCCGGCGGTCGATATGACGGTGTCGTGCAACGGGCTCATACCCAATGAGAACATCCGATCCGGCTCAGCGAGCTACACTCCCAACGGCAAGGGACTCGATGTCTCGTTCGCCCTGAAGAAATTCGGAACCGAATCGGTGGCACTGGGCTTCTTCGCCGGTTTCACGGGCAAGTTCATCGTCGAGGAGACCATGAACATGGGGTGCCTGTGTCGACCGGTGTGGACAGACGGCATCACCCGCATCAACGTCTATATCAATGACGGCGAGAGCGAGTACGGCGTATTGAATCCCGGAGCTCCGCTCACACCCGAGTACCAGCAGGAGCTCTACAAGGTCATCGATACAGCCGGCAACCTCGACTGTCTCGTCGTGTCCGGCTCGCTGCCCCCTCGCAGCACGGAGGACTTTCTGGATCAGGTCATGGAGCACGCACAGGTCCGCGGGGCTGACGTGGTGCTCGATCTGTCGAGCAAAAAACTCGAGGAGCTGGCTGAGAAGCGCCCGCTGCTCATCAAACCGAATCACCATGAGCTGCACGAGATCTTCGATCTTCCCGTGCGCGACGATGAGGACGTGCGGCGCGCTATGGCTCATCTGCACGGCATCGGCATTCAAAACGTGCTGCTGACGATGGGCAGCAAGGGCAGCGCCTACTTCTCGAATGGTGAGGACATCTGGTTCGCGCAGCGCGATTTCAACATCAAGCTCGTCTCATCGGTCTGCGCTGGCGATTGCACGTTGGCGGCGTTTCTCACCAAGTGGTACGAGGAGCGCGACAATGTCGAGTGCGCGATGAAGCTCGCGCTTGCGACGGGTGCCAATGTCGCCGAGAGTGTCGGCCTCGGTGATTTCGCGCGGGTCGACGAGTACAGCAAGCGCATCAAGGTCAGAAAACTCGATCGTCTCTGA